In Yarrowia lipolytica chromosome 1F, complete sequence, a genomic segment contains:
- a CDS encoding uncharacterized protein (Compare to YALI0F26983g, similar to CA0775|CaIFK2 Candida albicans CaIFK2 probable monoxygenase) has product MDSSNHTNMNRHTHALIVGAGFSGLASAIKLQTDWNTTDYQIYDRDSEFGGTWQQNTYPGAASDIPALWYCLASDPKVDWKEPYPSQEELRQYIKDVAEKYNLRKRATFGAEIEKVEWLADQQMWKASIKDVATGNKYTHTSRVVFMGKGCLVVPNKFKTAGIEDFKGPIMHTAQWDHSVDYKGKNVVVIGNGCSAVQVCAAIAPEVGSLTQFARTPQWMVPRPEWKWLKTMGETFPFMLGFVRFLMFLTLEANFSLFRGGWYARADRAVRTWVSTMLLKWHLPKKYHENSIPKYELGCKRIIYDCGYWKALHQKNVELTYDPIVRMTSNSVITKSGQEWPADIVIDATGFNVAASMGGLEIVGETGENLVDFWNGKVSAYETVMVANYPNMFFLFGPNATTGHNSVIFAIENALKWIENVASDLVTGSATYVTVKNEAYDSWTQKVHEASKKMAFSTGGCVSWYMSASGAGHNGVTYPWTQFTAWWRARFPVKSDMIVKSKKDE; this is encoded by the coding sequence ATGGACTCTTCTAACCACACAAATATGAATCGACACACTCACGCCCTCATTGTTGGTGCTGGCTTCTCTGGCCTGGCATCAGCCATCAAGCTCCAGACCGACTGGAACACCACCGACTACCAAATCTACGACCGAGATTCCGAGTTTGGCGGCACTTGGCAACAAAACACTTATCCTGGAGCTGCGTCCGACATTCCTGCACTGTGGTACTGTCTCGCTAGCGATCCCAAGGTCGACTGGAAAGAGCCCTACCCTTCTCAGGAAGAGCTGAGACAGTacatcaaggacgtggCAGAGAAATACAACCTACGAAAGCGAGCTACTTTTGGAGCTGAGATCGAGAAGGTGGAGTGGCTGGCCGACCAGCAAATGTGGAAGGCAtccatcaaggacgtggCCACCGGTAACAAGTATACCCACACCTCGCGGGTGGTTTTTATGGGCAAGGGCTGTCTTGTTGTTCccaacaagttcaagacTGCCGGAATTGAGGATTTCAAGGGGCCTATCATGCATACCGCCCAATGGGACCACTCTGTCGActacaagggcaagaacgTGGTTGTGATTGGCAACGGCTGCTCTGCTGTCCAGGTGTGTGCTGCTATTGCACCCGAGGTAGGTTCTCTGACCCAGTTTGCACGAACTCCTCAGTGGATGGTGCCCCGACCTGAATGGAAGTGGCTCAAGACGATGGGTGAAACCTTCCCCTTCATGCTTGGATTTGTGCGATTTCTTATGTTCCTGACACTCGAGGCCAACTTTTCGCTCTTCCGAGGTGGCTGGTATGCGCGAGCCGACCGAGCTGTCCGAACCTGGGTCAGCACCATGCTCCTCAAGTGGCACTTGCCCAAGAAGTACCACGAGAACTCCATCCCCAAATACGAGCTTGGCTGTAAGAGAATCATCTATGATTGTGGATACTGGAAAGCCCTCCACCAGAAGAATGTTGAACTGACTTACGATCCCATTGTTAGAATGACCAGCAATAGTGTTATCACCAAGAGTGGCCAGGAGTGGCCAGCCGATATTGTCATTGATGCTACTGGATTTAATGTCGCCGCTTCCATGGGAGGTCTGGAGATTGTGGGCGAGACTGGCGAGAACCTGGTGGACTTCTGGAACGGCAAGGTCTCCGCTTACGAGACAGTTATGGTCGCCAACTACCCCAACATGTTCTTCCTATTTGGCCCCAACGCCACCACTGGCCACAACTCTGTCATTTTCGCAATTGAGAACGCTCTCAAGTGGATCGAGAATGTCGCTTCTGATCTCGTCACCGGATCTGCCACCTACGTCACAGTCAAGAACGAGGCCTACGACTCTTGGACCCAGAAGGTGCACGAGGCTTCCAAAAAGATGGCTTTCTCCACTGGAGGATGTGTTTCCTGGTATATGAGTGcctctggagctggacaCAACGGTGTTACCTACCCCTGGACTCAGTTTACTGCTTGGTGGAGAGCCCGATTCCCCGTCAAGAGCGATATGATTGTCAAatccaagaaggacgagtaA